A section of the Pseudomonas sp. FP453 genome encodes:
- a CDS encoding amino acid ABC transporter ATP-binding protein has translation MIEVRDLVKVFDTRGHVVRAVDHVTTQVAKGEVLVVIGPSGSGKSTFLRCLNGLEEFDSGSVSIDGLQLADPKTDVNAYRREVGMVFQHFNLFPHMTVLENLCLAQKVVRKRGKKEREAKALALLEKVGIAQKANEFPSRLSGGQQQRVAIARALAMEPKVMLFDEPTSALDPEMVGEVLDVMKTLALEGMTMVCVTHEMGFAREVADRVLFFDHGKLLEDAAPAEFFDAPKDPRAQAFLRQVL, from the coding sequence GTGATTGAAGTCCGCGATCTGGTAAAAGTCTTCGACACCCGTGGCCATGTGGTGCGCGCGGTGGACCACGTCACCACCCAGGTGGCCAAGGGTGAAGTGCTGGTGGTGATCGGCCCGTCGGGTTCCGGCAAGTCCACCTTCCTGCGCTGCCTCAATGGCCTGGAAGAATTCGACTCGGGCTCGGTGAGCATCGACGGCCTGCAACTGGCTGACCCGAAGACCGACGTGAACGCCTATCGCCGCGAAGTCGGCATGGTGTTCCAGCACTTCAACCTGTTCCCCCACATGACCGTGCTGGAAAATCTCTGCCTGGCGCAAAAGGTCGTGCGCAAGCGCGGCAAAAAGGAGCGTGAGGCCAAGGCCCTGGCGTTGCTGGAAAAGGTCGGCATTGCGCAGAAGGCCAATGAGTTTCCCTCGCGCCTCTCCGGCGGTCAGCAGCAACGGGTCGCCATTGCCCGCGCGCTGGCCATGGAGCCCAAGGTCATGTTGTTCGATGAACCCACCTCGGCGCTCGACCCGGAAATGGTCGGCGAAGTGCTGGACGTGATGAAGACCCTGGCCCTGGAAGGCATGACCATGGTCTGCGTCACCCACGAAATGGGCTTTGCCCGTGAAGTGGCCGATCGGGTGTTGTTCTTTGATCATGGCAAGTTGCTGGAAGACGCGGCCCCGGCCGAGTTCTTCGACGCGCCCAAAGACCCGCGTGCCCAGGCTTTCCTGCGTCAGGTCCTATAA
- a CDS encoding methyl-accepting chemotaxis protein → MYRWLAEKLGNVSVKSKLGVGFGLVLLLTLMITFTGWSGLSGVISRGDKLGFISSVNELTKDLRLARLDYEMRRGEQGPTTVNTLLVQLESSLKTADTLIDQPADNRLVDDQLVAVDQYRRAFEAMVQAGANRENARSKLGDTADNAVVKVGEIEKALLQGDSVSQFNSVVDLSKLIQQARFQVRGYTYSGKVEAEQPALDAIDNALKKITGLNGQIPDQYSTNLQQASVSLQAYRAAVSQYRDSQVATAAAMKTMAEQGDILLDRSKKLTASQTVVRDNEAAQAKQLLALATVLALVFGLIAAWAITRQIIIPLNQTLKVAERVASGDLSHNLDSARQDELGQLQRAMQSMTVGLRELIGGISDGVTQIASAAEQLSAVTEQTSAGVNSQKVETDQVATAMNEMAATVQEVARNAEEASEAAVAADQQAREGDKVVGEAIAQIERLATEVGNSTLAMGDLKRESDKIGSVLDVIKSVAQQTNLLALNAAIEAARAGEAGRGFAVVADEVRSLAQRTQKSTEEIEELIVGLQSGTQQVATIMDNSRGLTDSSVELTRRAGAALGNITRTVSTIQAMNSQIATAAEQQSAVAEEINRSVLNVRDVSEQTSSASEETAASSAELARLGIYLQTLVGRFRI, encoded by the coding sequence ATGTATCGTTGGTTAGCCGAAAAGCTGGGGAATGTCAGCGTCAAATCCAAGCTGGGTGTAGGTTTTGGCCTGGTGTTACTGCTCACGCTCATGATCACCTTCACCGGCTGGAGCGGCCTCAGCGGCGTGATCAGCCGGGGTGACAAGCTGGGCTTTATCTCCAGCGTCAATGAGCTGACCAAAGACCTGCGACTGGCGCGCCTGGACTACGAAATGCGCCGTGGCGAACAAGGCCCGACAACGGTCAACACGCTGCTGGTGCAATTGGAAAGCAGCCTGAAAACCGCCGACACCCTGATCGATCAGCCCGCCGACAACCGCCTGGTGGACGACCAACTGGTCGCCGTCGACCAATACCGCCGCGCCTTCGAGGCCATGGTCCAGGCCGGCGCCAACCGCGAAAACGCGCGCAGCAAGCTGGGCGACACCGCCGACAACGCGGTGGTCAAGGTCGGCGAGATCGAGAAAGCCCTGCTGCAAGGCGACAGCGTCAGCCAGTTCAACAGCGTGGTGGACCTGAGCAAGCTGATCCAACAGGCGCGCTTCCAGGTGCGCGGCTACACCTACAGCGGCAAGGTCGAAGCCGAGCAGCCTGCGCTGGACGCCATCGACAATGCCCTGAAGAAAATCACCGGCCTGAACGGGCAAATCCCTGATCAATATTCGACCAACCTGCAACAGGCCAGCGTTTCGCTGCAAGCCTACCGCGCGGCGGTCAGCCAGTACCGCGACTCCCAGGTCGCCACCGCCGCGGCGATGAAAACCATGGCCGAGCAAGGCGACATCCTGCTCGACCGCAGCAAAAAACTCACCGCGTCGCAGACCGTGGTGCGTGACAACGAGGCCGCACAAGCCAAGCAATTGTTGGCGCTGGCCACCGTGCTCGCGCTGGTCTTCGGCCTGATTGCCGCCTGGGCCATCACCCGCCAGATCATCATCCCGCTGAACCAGACTCTCAAGGTCGCCGAGCGCGTGGCCTCCGGCGACTTGAGCCACAACCTCGACTCCGCGCGCCAGGACGAACTGGGCCAACTGCAACGCGCTATGCAAAGCATGACCGTGGGCCTGCGTGAGTTGATCGGCGGCATCAGCGACGGCGTGACCCAGATCGCCAGCGCCGCCGAGCAACTGTCGGCGGTGACCGAACAGACCAGCGCCGGGGTCAACAGCCAGAAAGTCGAAACCGACCAGGTCGCGACCGCCATGAACGAAATGGCCGCCACCGTGCAGGAAGTGGCACGCAACGCCGAGGAGGCTTCCGAAGCCGCCGTCGCCGCTGACCAGCAAGCCCGCGAAGGTGACAAAGTGGTCGGCGAAGCCATCGCCCAGATCGAACGCCTGGCCACCGAAGTCGGCAACTCCACCCTGGCCATGGGCGATCTGAAACGCGAAAGCGACAAGATCGGCAGCGTGCTCGATGTGATCAAATCCGTGGCCCAGCAAACCAACCTGCTGGCCCTCAACGCCGCAATTGAAGCCGCCCGCGCCGGTGAAGCCGGGCGTGGCTTCGCGGTGGTGGCCGATGAAGTGCGCAGCCTGGCCCAGCGCACGCAGAAGTCCACCGAAGAGATCGAAGAACTGATCGTCGGCCTGCAAAGTGGCACCCAGCAAGTGGCAACCATCATGGACAACAGCCGCGGCCTCACCGACAGCAGTGTCGAACTGACCCGCCGCGCCGGCGCCGCCCTGGGCAACATCACGCGCACGGTCTCGACGATCCAGGCGATGAACTCGCAGATCGCCACCGCCGCCGAGCAACAGAGCGCCGTGGCCGAAGAGATCAACCGCAGCGTGCTGAATGTGCGTGACGTGTCGGAGCAAACCTCTTCGGCCAGTGAGGAAACTGCCGCGTCCAGCGCAGAACTGGCGCGCCTGGGGATTTACCTGCAAACGTTGGTAGGACGCTTCCGCATCTAA
- a CDS encoding 16S rRNA (uracil(1498)-N(3))-methyltransferase, translating into MNLLLLEEADFIAADRVVLRDRRLVHMQEVHRAAVGDSLRVGRIGGLMGNAQLLRLEASEAELQVSFDQPPPAKLPLTLLLALPRPKMLRRVLQTVAAMGVPKVVLLNSYRVEKSFWQTPFLEPEAIREQLILGLEQARDTVLPEIIIEKRFKPFVEDRLPAMAAGTLGLIGHPGDYPACPRGLGEPVTLAIGPEGGWIPYEVDLLAKAGLQPVQLGARILRVETAVTALLARLF; encoded by the coding sequence GTGAACCTGCTGCTGCTTGAGGAGGCCGACTTCATCGCGGCCGACCGCGTGGTGCTGCGTGACCGGCGCTTGGTGCACATGCAGGAAGTCCACCGCGCCGCCGTCGGCGACAGCCTGCGCGTCGGCCGTATCGGCGGGCTGATGGGCAATGCCCAGCTGCTGCGCCTGGAAGCCAGTGAGGCGGAGTTGCAAGTCAGCTTCGACCAACCACCGCCGGCGAAACTGCCGCTGACTTTGCTGCTGGCCCTGCCCCGCCCGAAAATGCTGCGCCGGGTCCTGCAAACCGTGGCGGCCATGGGCGTGCCCAAGGTCGTGCTGCTCAACAGTTATCGCGTGGAAAAAAGCTTCTGGCAGACACCGTTCCTGGAGCCCGAGGCGATTCGCGAGCAACTGATCCTCGGCCTGGAACAGGCGCGCGACACGGTGCTGCCCGAGATCATCATCGAGAAGCGCTTCAAGCCGTTCGTCGAAGACCGCCTGCCGGCCATGGCCGCAGGGACGCTGGGTTTGATCGGCCATCCCGGCGATTACCCAGCCTGCCCACGCGGGCTGGGTGAGCCGGTGACCCTGGCCATCGGCCCGGAAGGTGGCTGGATTCCCTACGAAGTGGACCTGCTGGCCAAGGCCGGCCTGCAACCGGTGCAGCTGGGCGCGCGCATTCTGCGGGTTGAAACCGCCGTGACTGCCCTGCTCGCCCGCCTCTTCTAA
- the tatC gene encoding twin-arginine translocase subunit TatC, which produces MSADKPENDQHMPLVSHLTELRTRLLRCVAAIFIIFAGLFAFTQQIYTFVSTPLRQYLPAGATMIATDVSSPFLTPLKLTMMVSLFLAIPVILHQIWGFIAPGLYKHEKRIAVPLLVSSICLFYTGMAFAYFLVFPLIFKFFAAATPAGVEMMTDITSYLDFVMTLFFAFGVAFEIPVAVVLLVWIGVVNVAYLKKIRPYVIIGCFVVGMILTPPDIFSQTLLAVPMWMLFEIGILFSSLITKRGDHPDDQPADDDQPPATQP; this is translated from the coding sequence ATGAGCGCTGATAAACCGGAAAACGACCAGCATATGCCGCTGGTCTCGCACCTCACCGAGCTGCGTACCCGCCTGCTGCGTTGCGTAGCGGCGATCTTCATCATCTTTGCCGGGTTGTTCGCCTTCACCCAGCAGATCTACACCTTCGTCTCCACGCCCCTGCGCCAGTACCTGCCGGCCGGCGCGACGATGATCGCCACTGATGTGTCGTCGCCGTTCCTCACGCCGTTGAAGCTGACGATGATGGTCTCGTTGTTCCTCGCGATCCCGGTGATCCTGCACCAGATCTGGGGCTTTATCGCGCCGGGCCTGTACAAGCATGAGAAGCGCATCGCCGTGCCGTTGCTGGTGTCGAGCATCTGCCTGTTCTACACCGGCATGGCGTTCGCCTACTTCCTGGTGTTCCCGCTGATCTTCAAGTTCTTCGCCGCCGCCACCCCGGCCGGCGTGGAAATGATGACCGACATCACCAGCTACCTCGACTTCGTGATGACGCTGTTCTTCGCCTTTGGCGTGGCCTTCGAAATCCCCGTGGCCGTGGTGCTGCTGGTGTGGATCGGCGTGGTCAACGTGGCGTACCTGAAGAAGATCCGCCCGTACGTGATCATCGGCTGCTTTGTGGTCGGCATGATCCTCACGCCGCCGGACATCTTCTCCCAGACCCTGCTCGCCGTGCCGATGTGGATGCTGTTCGAGATCGGCATCCTGTTCAGCAGCCTGATCACCAAGCGTGGCGACCACCCGGATGATCAGCCCGCCGACGACGACCAGCCGCCAGCGACCCAGCCGTGA
- the tatB gene encoding Sec-independent protein translocase protein TatB produces MFGISFSELLLVGLVALLVLGPERLPGAARTAGLWIGRLKRSFNAIKQEVEREIGADEIRRQLHNEHILSLEQEARKILSPVQEPEKPVTPVAEHSIAPAPVVEATPVAPTEPAPTPVAAPAPHDPTLPPRAP; encoded by the coding sequence ATGTTTGGTATCAGCTTCTCTGAACTGCTGCTCGTCGGCCTCGTGGCCCTGCTGGTACTGGGGCCGGAACGCCTGCCCGGTGCCGCACGCACGGCCGGCCTGTGGATCGGCCGCCTGAAACGCAGTTTCAATGCGATCAAACAGGAAGTTGAACGGGAAATCGGCGCCGACGAGATCCGCCGGCAGCTGCACAACGAACACATCCTGTCGTTGGAGCAGGAAGCCCGGAAGATTCTGTCGCCGGTGCAAGAGCCGGAAAAACCGGTTACCCCTGTGGCCGAACACAGCATCGCCCCTGCGCCTGTTGTTGAAGCCACGCCCGTCGCGCCCACCGAGCCAGCACCGACGCCCGTCGCGGCGCCTGCTCCCCATGACCCTACATTGCCGCCGCGAGCCCCATGA
- a CDS encoding twin-arginine translocase TatA/TatE family subunit, whose protein sequence is MGIFDWKHWIVILVVVVLVFGTKKLKNLGTDVGESIKGFRKAMNDDEKPADPAANPVPPAQPVHPQAAQPITERRTFDVQAEKVEEPTRKDS, encoded by the coding sequence ATGGGTATTTTTGACTGGAAACACTGGATCGTCATTCTGGTGGTGGTGGTATTGGTATTCGGCACCAAGAAACTCAAGAACCTCGGCACGGACGTCGGCGAATCGATCAAGGGCTTTCGCAAAGCCATGAACGACGACGAAAAACCGGCCGACCCGGCCGCCAACCCAGTGCCACCGGCGCAGCCTGTGCACCCGCAGGCCGCCCAGCCGATCACCGAGCGTCGTACCTTCGACGTGCAGGCTGAGAAAGTCGAAGAGCCGACCCGCAAAGACTCGTGA
- a CDS encoding phosphoribosyl-ATP diphosphatase, whose product MSDTLNRVAQVLEDRKGADADSSYVASLYHKGLNKILEKLGEESVETIIAAKDAQISGDCSDVIYETADLWFHSLVMLAQLGQHPQAVLDELDRRFGLSGHAEKASRPSA is encoded by the coding sequence ATGAGCGATACCCTGAACCGCGTGGCCCAGGTGCTGGAAGACCGCAAAGGCGCGGACGCCGACAGCTCCTACGTCGCCAGCCTCTACCACAAGGGCTTGAACAAGATTCTGGAAAAACTCGGCGAAGAATCCGTCGAGACCATCATCGCCGCCAAGGACGCGCAAATCAGCGGCGACTGCAGCGACGTGATCTACGAAACCGCCGACCTCTGGTTCCACAGCCTGGTCATGCTCGCCCAACTGGGGCAGCATCCGCAGGCCGTGCTGGATGAACTGGACCGTCGCTTCGGCTTGTCCGGGCATGCCGAAAAGGCATCGCGCCCGTCCGCCTGA
- the hisI gene encoding phosphoribosyl-AMP cyclohydrolase, translating to MKDWLDEIKWDSDGLVPAIAQDYKTGRVLMMAWMNREALSLTATEQRAIYWSRSRGKLWRKGEESGHVQTLHEMRIDCDADVVILKVEQIGDIACHTGRHSCFYRVFENGAWKVVEPVLKDPHAIYSAGH from the coding sequence ATGAAAGACTGGCTGGACGAGATCAAATGGGACAGTGACGGCCTGGTGCCGGCCATTGCCCAGGACTACAAGACCGGGCGCGTGCTGATGATGGCCTGGATGAACCGCGAGGCCCTGAGCCTCACCGCCACTGAGCAGCGCGCCATTTACTGGTCACGTTCGCGTGGCAAACTGTGGCGCAAGGGCGAAGAGTCCGGGCACGTGCAGACCCTGCACGAGATGCGCATCGACTGCGACGCCGACGTGGTGATCCTCAAGGTCGAGCAGATCGGCGACATTGCCTGCCACACCGGCCGTCACAGCTGCTTCTACCGCGTGTTCGAGAACGGCGCGTGGAAGGTTGTCGAACCGGTGCTCAAAGACCCGCACGCCATCTATTCCGCAGGACATTGA
- the ubiB gene encoding ubiquinone biosynthesis regulatory protein kinase UbiB: MKLLAVRRLFRIQRVVIRYQLDDLLFALPLPWFLLAVRYVLPWRWFPRKKLELSRGARLRLALQDLGPIFIKFGQILSTRRDLLPEDIADELMLLQDRVPPFDSQQSMKLIEEQLGQKISEVFSRFDVEPLASASVAQVHAAQLKSGEEVVVKVIRPGLKPIIGQDLAWLFILARAAERFSADARLLHPVDVVADYEKTIYDELDLLREAANASQLKRNFEGSPLLYVPQVYWDWCRPKVLVMERIYGVQVTDLATLADQRTDMKMLAERGVEIFFTQVFRDSFFHADMHPGNIFVSTVNPWSPQYIAIDCGIVGSLTPQDQDYLARNLFAFFKRDYRRVAQLHIDSGWVPAETKLNEFEAAIRTVCEPIFEKPLKDISFGQVLMRLFQTARRFNMEVQPQLVLLQKTLLNIEGLGRQLYPDLDLWNTAQPFLERWMRERVSPKTLLGNLHSQVEQLPHLANMTRDLLERMSQPHAKDPAPPWHTRKDDWFLRLLGAAHLTGGIVLALGGPLNALGYWPAGIMVAVGVYLIVRR, encoded by the coding sequence ATGAAGCTGCTCGCCGTCCGCCGTTTGTTTCGTATCCAGCGCGTCGTAATCCGCTACCAACTCGATGACCTGCTGTTCGCCCTGCCCCTGCCGTGGTTCCTGCTGGCAGTGCGCTATGTGCTGCCGTGGCGCTGGTTCCCGCGCAAAAAGCTGGAGCTGAGCCGTGGCGCGCGCCTGCGCCTGGCGTTGCAGGACCTGGGACCGATCTTTATCAAGTTCGGGCAGATCCTCTCGACCCGCCGCGACCTGCTGCCCGAGGACATCGCCGACGAACTGATGCTGCTGCAAGACCGCGTGCCGCCGTTCGACTCCCAGCAGTCGATGAAGCTGATCGAGGAACAGCTGGGGCAGAAGATCAGCGAAGTGTTCAGCCGTTTCGACGTCGAGCCGCTGGCCTCGGCCTCGGTCGCACAAGTCCACGCCGCGCAGCTCAAGAGCGGCGAAGAAGTGGTGGTGAAGGTCATCCGCCCGGGCCTCAAGCCGATCATCGGCCAGGACCTGGCGTGGCTGTTCATCCTCGCCCGCGCCGCCGAGCGCTTCAGCGCCGATGCGCGCTTGCTGCACCCGGTGGACGTGGTCGCCGACTACGAAAAAACCATCTACGACGAACTCGACCTGCTGCGCGAAGCGGCCAACGCCAGCCAGCTCAAGCGCAACTTCGAAGGCTCGCCGCTGCTGTACGTACCGCAAGTGTATTGGGACTGGTGCCGCCCGAAAGTGCTGGTGATGGAGCGCATCTACGGCGTGCAGGTCACCGACCTCGCCACCCTGGCCGACCAGCGCACCGACATGAAGATGCTCGCCGAACGCGGCGTGGAGATCTTCTTCACCCAGGTGTTCCGCGACAGCTTCTTCCACGCCGACATGCACCCCGGCAACATCTTCGTCAGCACCGTCAACCCGTGGAGCCCGCAGTACATCGCGATCGACTGCGGCATCGTCGGCAGCCTCACCCCGCAGGACCAGGACTACCTGGCACGCAACCTGTTCGCCTTCTTCAAGCGTGACTACCGCCGCGTGGCGCAGTTGCACATCGATTCGGGCTGGGTGCCGGCCGAGACCAAGCTCAACGAATTCGAAGCAGCGATCCGTACGGTGTGCGAGCCGATCTTCGAAAAACCGTTAAAGGATATTTCCTTCGGCCAGGTGCTGATGCGCCTGTTCCAGACCGCGCGGCGCTTCAATATGGAAGTGCAGCCGCAGCTGGTGCTGCTGCAAAAGACCCTGCTGAACATCGAAGGCCTGGGCCGCCAGCTGTACCCGGACCTCGACCTGTGGAACACCGCCCAACCGTTCCTCGAACGCTGGATGCGCGAGCGGGTCAGCCCGAAAACCCTGCTGGGCAACCTGCACAGCCAGGTCGAGCAACTGCCGCACCTGGCCAACATGACCCGCGACCTGCTGGAGCGCATGTCCCAGCCCCACGCCAAAGACCCCGCGCCACCGTGGCACACGCGCAAGGACGACTGGTTCCTGCGCCTGCTCGGCGCCGCGCACCTGACCGGCGGCATCGTGCTCGCCCTCGGCGGGCCGTTGAATGCGCTGGGCTACTGGCCGGCGGGCATCATGGTCGCCGTCGGTGTTTATCTGATCGTGCGTCGATAG
- a CDS encoding SCP2 domain-containing protein produces MLFQGLLASVEHGLNRVLRLDSTALARLAHLTGKVIAVDCRSPALQLFILPSDEGLLLASTWAAEADCTLRAPASSLLHLALSRNKTAILHSAEVELEGDSSVLMDLAAVLQDLELDWEYELSRWIGPVATQLISGHLRSRSRWYQQGFASLNQNLAEYLSEESRTLVGEREAQARFRELDKAKIDLERLEARFERLSRSLDPSDNA; encoded by the coding sequence ATGCTGTTCCAGGGCCTTCTCGCCAGCGTCGAACACGGCCTCAACCGTGTCCTGCGCCTGGACAGCACCGCCCTGGCGCGGCTCGCGCACTTGACCGGCAAGGTGATTGCCGTCGATTGCCGCAGCCCCGCCTTGCAGCTGTTTATCCTGCCCAGCGATGAAGGCCTGCTGCTCGCCAGCACCTGGGCCGCCGAGGCCGATTGCACCCTGCGTGCGCCGGCCTCGAGCCTGTTGCACCTGGCCCTGAGCCGCAACAAGACGGCGATCCTGCACAGCGCCGAAGTGGAGCTGGAAGGCGACAGTTCGGTGCTGATGGACCTGGCCGCCGTGCTGCAAGACCTGGAACTGGACTGGGAATACGAGCTGTCACGCTGGATCGGCCCGGTGGCCACCCAGCTGATCAGCGGGCACCTGCGCAGCCGTTCGCGGTGGTATCAGCAAGGGTTCGCCAGCCTCAACCAGAACCTTGCCGAATACCTGAGCGAAGAATCGCGCACCCTGGTCGGAGAACGGGAAGCGCAAGCGCGCTTTCGCGAACTCGACAAGGCCAAAATCGACCTGGAACGCCTTGAGGCCCGCTTCGAGCGCCTGAGCCGTTCCCTTGATCCAAGCGATAACGCATGA
- the ubiE gene encoding bifunctional demethylmenaquinone methyltransferase/2-methoxy-6-polyprenyl-1,4-benzoquinol methylase UbiE: MTDQRKGSDAEPTTHFGFKNVPESQKAEKVAEVFHSVAAKYDLMNDVLSGGMHRLWKRFTIELSGVRTGNRVLDIAGGTGDLAAKFSKLVGPTGQVVLADINGSMLKVGRDRLLDKGVAGNIEFVQADAEKLPFPDNHFDCVTIAFGLRNVTHKEDAIRSMLRVLKPGGRLLVLEFSKPTNAIMSKVYDTYSFAFMPLMGKLITNDAESYRYLAESIRMHPDQETLKSMMVEAGFDRVTYHNMTSGIVALHRGIKP, from the coding sequence ATGACTGATCAGCGCAAAGGCAGCGATGCCGAACCCACCACTCACTTCGGCTTCAAGAACGTCCCGGAAAGCCAAAAGGCGGAAAAAGTCGCTGAGGTGTTCCACTCGGTTGCGGCCAAGTACGACCTGATGAATGACGTGCTCTCCGGCGGCATGCACCGCCTGTGGAAGCGCTTCACCATCGAGCTGTCGGGCGTCCGCACCGGCAACCGCGTGCTGGACATCGCCGGCGGCACGGGCGATCTGGCAGCCAAGTTCTCCAAGCTCGTCGGCCCCACCGGCCAGGTGGTGCTGGCGGACATCAACGGTTCCATGCTCAAGGTCGGGCGCGACCGCCTGCTGGATAAAGGCGTGGCCGGCAATATCGAATTCGTCCAGGCCGACGCTGAAAAGCTGCCGTTCCCCGACAACCATTTCGACTGCGTGACCATCGCCTTCGGCCTGCGCAACGTCACCCATAAAGAAGACGCGATCCGCTCGATGCTGCGCGTGCTCAAGCCGGGCGGGCGCCTGTTGGTGCTGGAGTTCTCCAAGCCGACCAACGCGATCATGTCCAAGGTCTACGACACCTACTCGTTCGCCTTCATGCCGCTGATGGGCAAGCTGATCACCAATGACGCCGAGAGCTATCGCTACCTGGCCGAATCGATCCGCATGCACCCCGACCAGGAAACCCTGAAGTCGATGATGGTAGAGGCCGGTTTCGACCGCGTGACCTACCACAACATGACCTCGGGCATCGTCGCCCTGCACCGCGGCATCAAGCCCTGA
- a CDS encoding polyhydroxyalkanoic acid system family protein yields the protein MARITVERAHSLGKEGARAKAEKLAHKLKEQYGLEPSWSGDTLNLKRSGVKGTVVVADDSLRIDVELGLLMSAMSGTIKSEIEKALDKALA from the coding sequence ATGGCCCGTATTACTGTTGAGCGTGCACATTCCCTGGGTAAAGAAGGCGCGCGGGCAAAGGCCGAGAAGTTGGCGCATAAACTCAAGGAGCAATATGGCCTGGAGCCGTCGTGGTCTGGCGATACCTTGAACCTCAAGCGTTCAGGGGTTAAAGGCACGGTAGTAGTGGCGGATGATTCGCTGCGTATTGATGTGGAACTGGGGCTGTTGATGTCGGCCATGAGTGGCACCATCAAGTCCGAAATCGAGAAGGCCCTGGATAAAGCACTGGCTTGA
- a CDS encoding phasin family protein, protein MAKVILKKKIDAQTTALSDVKTYARKIWLAGLGAYAKVGSEGSEYFKELVKAGQHVESKGKKVAVEQLDAANSQIDQVKSNVSSVKGRVEVQLDKVEKAFDTRVASALNRIGIASKHDVETLSAKLEELTALLERVARKH, encoded by the coding sequence ATGGCCAAAGTTATCTTGAAGAAAAAAATCGACGCCCAGACTACTGCCCTGAGCGACGTTAAAACCTACGCCCGCAAGATCTGGCTGGCGGGCCTGGGGGCTTACGCCAAGGTTGGCAGCGAAGGCAGCGAGTACTTCAAGGAACTCGTTAAAGCCGGTCAACATGTTGAAAGTAAAGGCAAAAAAGTTGCAGTTGAACAACTTGATGCGGCCAACAGTCAGATTGATCAAGTAAAGAGCAATGTCTCCTCTGTCAAAGGTCGGGTAGAAGTTCAGCTGGATAAAGTTGAAAAAGCTTTTGATACTCGTGTTGCCAGTGCCTTGAATCGAATCGGCATTGCGTCTAAACATGACGTGGAGACACTCTCTGCTAAGCTCGAAGAGCTAACGGCATTGCTCGAACGTGTCGCGCGTAAACACTAA